A portion of the Coturnix japonica isolate 7356 chromosome 4, Coturnix japonica 2.1, whole genome shotgun sequence genome contains these proteins:
- the COMMD8 gene encoding COMM domain-containing protein 8 — protein MLQLLEKLPPGRALEFLHNIVDGICGRGYPRYQDYSGVWSLAEWMEVLEETRMYFKTAVGKNITDEEAVQQMNELNANYQEAVIKCLKGRKEEIRNALIETVNAISSAQLKDFDWQLKLALSSDKISTLQMPLLNLDLDVRENGEIKPISIEMNKEELQNLINALEAANKVVLQLK, from the exons atgctgcagctgctggagaagctgccGCCGGGCCGGGCGTTGGAG TTCCTTCATAACATAGTCGATGGCATATGTGGACGTGGGTATCCTCGGTACCAGGATTACAGCGGTGTTTGGAGCTTGGCAGAATGGATGGAGGTTTTGGAAGAAACAAGGATGTATTTCAAAACTGCAGTTGGCAAAAACATAACAGATGAAGAG gcTGTCCAGCAGATGAATGAGTTAAATGCAAACTATCAAGAAGCAGTCATAAAATGTctaaaaggcagaaaggaagaaatcaggAATGCACTCATAGAAACAGTAAATGCAATCTCGTCTGCCCAGCTGAAGGATTTTGACTGGCAATTAAAG CTTGCTCTGTCCAGTGATAAGATCTCCACGCTGCAAATGCCACTTCTGAATCTTGATTTGGATGTGAGAGAAAATGGTGAAATTAAACCGATTTCTATAGAAATGAAtaaggaagagctgcagaaccTAATAAATGCACTGGAAGCTGCTAATAAG gTTGTCTTGCAGCTGAAATGA